The sequence TCGCAAAACATGGGACTCCCTCGGTGGAAAGCCCCTTAAAGGCAGGACGAGCCTGGTGATGACGCGGGATACAAGCTTTGTTCCTGAGGGTGCAGTAGTTGTACGCACACTGCAGGAGGCTCTCAGCGAGGGGCAGAAGGCCGATGAACTGATGGTTATCGGTGGCGCAGAGATTTACAGGATGCTACTGCCTTATGCTGATAAGTTAATTGTGACTCAGATCGAGCAGGATTTTGCTGGAGATACGGTATTTCCTAATATTGACTGGAGTCAGTGGCAGGAGATTTCCAATAAGATGGGGATTCGTGACGATAAAAACCCGTATGATTACCGTTTTCTCGTGTATAATCGTACGGAAAAGAGAACTTCTGACACAACATGTTAAATAGTACAAAAAATCAGTAGATTAATCCATTACTGTGCAAAAGTGATGAATGCTAATATAATTAAAATTAGAAATGATAATGTATTCAAAAGTATAGAATGTACAGGTACTTAATTGCGCTGTTCACGACATGATTCTGCCGCATTATGTTACAATGTACTATACATCACATGAAGAGAACGGATGGGGGATACGTAAATATGTCTACACCTACTGGATTTATGGAGTATAAACGACAGCTCCCAGGTGATCGGGATCCTGAGCAGCGCGTTAAGGATTGGGAAGAGTTCCACCATCACTTATCCGAAGAAGAGCTTCGAACACAGGGAGCACGTTGTATGGATTGCGGAACCCCTTATTGCCATACTGGTATCGATATGGAAGGGGGCACCTCTGGTTGCCCTGTGCACAATCTGATACCGGAATGGAATAACCTGGTTTATCGCGGGTTGTGGAAGGAAGCACTAGAGCGTCTGCATAAGACGAATAATTTCCCCGAATTCACAGGCAGCATCTGTCCGGCACCTTGTGAAGGCTCATGTACGGTGGGACTGATCGGTCAGCCAGTTACGATCAAGACGATTGAATTGGCTATCATAGATAAAGGGTTCGAAGAAGGTTGGGTCGTACCTGTACCGCCAGAGAAACGTACTGGCAAGACTATTGCGATTGTGGGTTCAGGTCCTGCGGGATTGGCAGCTGCGGCGCAATTGAATAAGGCTGGACACACTGTGACTGTATATGAACGCAGTGATCGTCCAGGCGGATTATTGACTTACGGCATTCCGACCATGAAGCTGGATAAGAGAATTGTTCAGCGGCGTGTGGATCTGCTGGCTGCGGAAGGTGTTAACTTCGTAGTGAACACGGAAATCGGCAAAGATATACCTGCTCAGCAACTGGTAGATCAATTTGATGCTGTCGTGCTGTGTGGTGGAGCAACGAAGGCGCGCCGCTTCAACGTAGAGGGCAGTGAGCTTAAAGGCGTAATGTATGCGATGGATTATTTGAACGGTACGATTAAGAGCTATCTCGCTTCCAATCTTCAGGATGGCAATTATGCCTCTGCTGAAGGCAAAGATGTTATTGTTCTCGGTGGCGGAGATACGGGTTCTGACTGTGTGGCTACGGCGCTTCGTCATGGTTGCAGCAGCATCACACAGTTTGGTACACATGATAAAGCACCCCTTGAGCGTGATCCTATTGCCAATCCGTGGCCGCAATTCCCTAATGTATACACACTTGATTATGCACAACAAGAAGCCAAAGCTCTTTTTGGCGACGACCCACGTGAATTCTCTATCATGACTACCAAATTTGTCGGTGATGATGAGGGCAATTTGAAGGAGCTGCACACCGTGCAAATCCGTCGTATAGTGGATGAGACAGGTCGCAAGATCTATCAGCCGATCCCTGGCACAGAAGCTGTGTACCCAGCCCAGTTGGCGTTGATCGCAATTGGTTTCGATGGACCGGAACAGGAAATTGTTCAGGAACTGAAACTGGATACAAATCGTCGTACGAACGTGAAGGCGCGTTATGGCAAATTCAACACTAACGTAGACAAGGTATTTGCAGCTGGTGATATGCGCCGTGGGCAAAGCTTAGTAGTCTGGGCAATCAATGAAGGACGCGAAGCTGCTCGTGAAGTGGACAAATTCCTGATGGGTTCGACTGTACTCATTTAGGTGTAGCTATAAGTATAACAAAAGAATCCGTTGTAACAGCTGCTGCTGGTGCGACGGATTCTTTTGTTTTTTTTAGATCTTGAACTTGGATAGTTTATCAAGCAGTTCTTGCACCATATGAGACAGTGATTCCGATGAGGAAGAAATCTCTTCCATGGTGGCCAACTGTTCTTCTGCGGCGGCGGCGACACTACTTGAGTTCTCCATTGCATCACTAGCAATAACGGTTAGCCGTTCAACGGATGTTGAGACCTGTTGAGAGCTAGATGACATCTGCTCTGAAGCCGAGGATACTTCTTGAATTTGATCATTTACACGTTCAATTTCAGCCATTATGGACTGAAACAGCTGTCCACTTTCTACTACGATATTCACACCCTTGTTCATTTCTTCCGTTCCGACGCTCATATTAAGGATGGCATTGCCTGTTCCATCCTTAATTTCACTAATGAGTTCGGCAATTTGAGTGGCTGCCTGTTTCGTCTGATCTGCCAACTTCCGTACCTCGTCTGCAACTACTCCGAAACCTCTGCCATGTTCTCCGACCCGCGCTGCCTCAATGGCTGCATTGAGTGCCAGCAGGTTTGTTTGTTGGCTGATGGTTGTAATTAAGCCAACGATTCCGCCGATTTCTTCCGACTTCGTTCCAAGCATACGAAGAGCTTGTTCAGAATGGTCGGCAGCTTGCTTCATCGAGCCCATTTGCGAAATAGCTTCCTTAATTTTTACACTTCCTGTTCTTGTCTGACCCGAAGCGACATTTGCTGAAGCTGATGCGGTCAGCGATGATTCAGCAATCCGCTTAATGCCCAATGTCATCTCCATGATTTCCTTAACCGTATCACCGGAATGACGATATTGCGTTTCTGCACCCTGTGCAACCTCTTGAATGGCTTCAGCGATCGACTCAGAGGCTTTGCCAGTCTGCTCAGAACTGGAGGTAAGCTGCTGTGAAGTTGCCCCAACGGTCAATGCCAATTCATTTATGGAATGGAACATGGATTTCAATTTAGTGGTCATTTCGTTGAAATGGCCTGCCAATTGGCTGAACTCATCTCTCCCTTTGACCTTCAAGGTCTGTGTTAAGTCACCATCTGCCATCAGCTTCATCTTCTCACCGAATTGTGTAAGTGGCCGTACTACCCACAGGCGAATTACAAGTGTAATTAACGCACTTAGCAGCAATAACGCTCCAAGGGTGATCAGCAATGAGATCAAGCGGCTATTATTATATGTTTGATTGATAAACTTTTCGGGGATGACAGTTTCGACGTACCAATGATCTCCGTTTGCATCTACATCGAATGGTTTGATGGAGCGCATTACATGTTCACCGCCTGGGTCCTGTGTGTAAGCGATGCTTCGGTTTCCTGTTTGAAGATCAGCCCAAAGTGCGGTTTTTTCAGGAGTGTCAGCATAAGGTTTGGCTAACAAATCTGGATTAGCAGCATTAGCAGCATAGCTTCCATCTTGAGCAATAAGTGTTACATAACCGGCTTCCATCTTGAAGGCTTCTGCCTGTGTCTGCAAATCAGCTAATGGGAGCGCGGTGGCTATAATCCCTAGGAAATTCCCGTCCTTGTCCAAGATTGGAAATGTGACTGATGAGATTAGATAGGGTGTATCTGCAGTTCCATAGTTGGTCGGTTTAAGTACATTGAACTTTTTGGTTTCTTTAGGTTTTAGATAGTAATCTGCTAAACCTGGCGTACTCAGATCACCAACTGCTTTGATAGAAAACTGATCTTTATCCAAGTTAACTAATGCAACGAATCTTCCTGTGGCATCAGTGTAGGCATTGCTTTTTGCCAAAGCCTTATCGTTTCCGTCAAATGCGTTAGGTTCCCAAGCCATAATTAGTCCAGAGAGGTTAGTGTTTACCTTTAATGTACTCTGTAGTAAACCAACGACTTCATCACGAGATAATGATTGTTTTGCTTGGACTTCCTGAAGTGTAGTTGAAAGTGTTTGCAAGGTACCTCTCAAATTGACTAGTTTGGTCTGGAGGCTTTCGGAATAATCATCACCAGCTGACCAGGATTCCAACTCACTGTTCTTGACACTAACTGACCGCAATTGCTTTAAATTAAACAAGATGATAGAAGTGAATGTAATAATTAGCAACAGAACGACCATGGATACCAGTTTAGCGGATAGGGAAAGACTAGTTCGTTTTTTCATTGAGATCTACCTCCGATAGGTTATGTAGTGTGTTCTCACCTTTAACAGAGAAGCAGCCAGCAAGTAGGCCAAGCAGGGTTGGCAGCATAAAGGAGATTATCATCATTGGTTTGTGTGGTAGTCGAAAGGATACGTTGTAGGCAGTAGGTTTTTTATGATAGTTCATTGAAAGGTTCCCCCTAGTTGGAAATTAATATCTTTTCTTTCTATTTCATCATAGTAAAGTAGAGATATGAAGAAATTATATACAGAAGGAGCGTTAAATCTGTAAAATGCATGCAAATACATTTAATATTAATCTGGAAATCGTTATGTTCAGATTCCGACTTGACGTAACTAGGTGAATCATATAGATTTAATACAATATTTATATTCTAAAAGCATTGACTAAGGATTTACCGTTCAGGAATCGTCAGGAACAGAGAGGGGACTCACCGGCTGAAAGGTCCCTCAGGAGCGAGTGAAAGGTACCCTGCCTTGGAAGCTGTAGCGAGAGAGAGTATAACCGCTACCGGTATCGGCCGTTATTCGATTGAGGACTGCTAATAAACAATATTGGTGGTTGAATTAGGGTGGTATCACGACACATTCGTCCCTGACGAATGTGTCTTTTTGTGTTTTTAGGAATATGGAAGGTTTCGTTGAAGGTCATGAACATACGGGAGGTCGCTAATGATGCGCCAAAGTAAACTGTTGTTAAACACACTGCGTGAAGCTCCAGCGGAGGCAGAGACGATAAACCACCAGTTGCTGCTGCGAGCAGGGTATATCCGTCAGTTGGCTGCAGGAATTTATACATACCTGCCGCTCGGACGGCGTGTTCTGCGGAAGATTGAAAGCCTTGTACGAGAGGAAATGGACAGGGTAGGGGCTCAGGAGATCCTCATGTCCTCTTTGCAGCCTGCTGAGCTGTGGAAAGAGTCAGAGAGATATGATGTATATGGCAAGGAGTTGATGAGCCTTCAGGACCGGCATGATCGGGAATTTATACTGGGGCCTACCCATGAAGAAGTAGTAACTTCTTTAGTGCGGAATGAGATAAGCTCGTATCGAAAGCTGCCGGTTACTCTGTACCAAATTCAAACCAAGTTCCGCGATGAGCGGCGTCCACGTTCAGGGCTGCTGCGGGGCAGAGAGTTTTTGATGAAGGACGCCTATTCGTTCGATACGTCATGGGAATATCTTGATGAATCTTATTGGACAATGTTCAATGCCTATCGGCGAATATTCAGCCGTTGTGGCTTGGAGTTTCGGTCCGTCCATGCGGACTCTGGTGCTATAGGGGGTGAAGGGGGAAGCCATGAGTTTATGGCTCTTGCTGATATAGGAGAGGATACGATTGTTGCCTGTACCTCATGTGACTATGCGGCTAATTTGGAGCAGGCGGAGGCATTGGCCGATAGCATACGGGAGCCTAATCTTGAACTGCTGCCAGTCACTAAATTTCATACTCCAGACTTGCGTACTATTGATCAACTGAAGCAGGAATTACAGATTCAACCGGAGCAAGTGATCAAAACGTTAATTTATCAGGGTGGCGGGAAAATCTTTGCTGTTCTGGTTAGAGGTGATCATGAGGTTAATGAGCTCAAGGTGGGGAAATATCTTGGGATTGCTGATATTAGCTTGGCCGATTA comes from Paenibacillus sp. 19GGS1-52 and encodes:
- a CDS encoding methyl-accepting chemotaxis protein; this translates as MKKRTSLSLSAKLVSMVVLLLIITFTSIILFNLKQLRSVSVKNSELESWSAGDDYSESLQTKLVNLRGTLQTLSTTLQEVQAKQSLSRDEVVGLLQSTLKVNTNLSGLIMAWEPNAFDGNDKALAKSNAYTDATGRFVALVNLDKDQFSIKAVGDLSTPGLADYYLKPKETKKFNVLKPTNYGTADTPYLISSVTFPILDKDGNFLGIIATALPLADLQTQAEAFKMEAGYVTLIAQDGSYAANAANPDLLAKPYADTPEKTALWADLQTGNRSIAYTQDPGGEHVMRSIKPFDVDANGDHWYVETVIPEKFINQTYNNSRLISLLITLGALLLLSALITLVIRLWVVRPLTQFGEKMKLMADGDLTQTLKVKGRDEFSQLAGHFNEMTTKLKSMFHSINELALTVGATSQQLTSSSEQTGKASESIAEAIQEVAQGAETQYRHSGDTVKEIMEMTLGIKRIAESSLTASASANVASGQTRTGSVKIKEAISQMGSMKQAADHSEQALRMLGTKSEEIGGIVGLITTISQQTNLLALNAAIEAARVGEHGRGFGVVADEVRKLADQTKQAATQIAELISEIKDGTGNAILNMSVGTEEMNKGVNIVVESGQLFQSIMAEIERVNDQIQEVSSASEQMSSSSQQVSTSVERLTVIASDAMENSSSVAAAAEEQLATMEEISSSSESLSHMVQELLDKLSKFKI
- a CDS encoding glutamate synthase subunit beta, translating into MSTPTGFMEYKRQLPGDRDPEQRVKDWEEFHHHLSEEELRTQGARCMDCGTPYCHTGIDMEGGTSGCPVHNLIPEWNNLVYRGLWKEALERLHKTNNFPEFTGSICPAPCEGSCTVGLIGQPVTIKTIELAIIDKGFEEGWVVPVPPEKRTGKTIAIVGSGPAGLAAAAQLNKAGHTVTVYERSDRPGGLLTYGIPTMKLDKRIVQRRVDLLAAEGVNFVVNTEIGKDIPAQQLVDQFDAVVLCGGATKARRFNVEGSELKGVMYAMDYLNGTIKSYLASNLQDGNYASAEGKDVIVLGGGDTGSDCVATALRHGCSSITQFGTHDKAPLERDPIANPWPQFPNVYTLDYAQQEAKALFGDDPREFSIMTTKFVGDDEGNLKELHTVQIRRIVDETGRKIYQPIPGTEAVYPAQLALIAIGFDGPEQEIVQELKLDTNRRTNVKARYGKFNTNVDKVFAAGDMRRGQSLVVWAINEGREAAREVDKFLMGSTVLI
- a CDS encoding dihydrofolate reductase codes for the protein MSISLIWAMGSNGVIGKDNDMPWHLPRDFAFFKAETLGKRMLMGRKTWDSLGGKPLKGRTSLVMTRDTSFVPEGAVVVRTLQEALSEGQKADELMVIGGAEIYRMLLPYADKLIVTQIEQDFAGDTVFPNIDWSQWQEISNKMGIRDDKNPYDYRFLVYNRTEKRTSDTTC
- a CDS encoding proline--tRNA ligase, producing the protein MRQSKLLLNTLREAPAEAETINHQLLLRAGYIRQLAAGIYTYLPLGRRVLRKIESLVREEMDRVGAQEILMSSLQPAELWKESERYDVYGKELMSLQDRHDREFILGPTHEEVVTSLVRNEISSYRKLPVTLYQIQTKFRDERRPRSGLLRGREFLMKDAYSFDTSWEYLDESYWTMFNAYRRIFSRCGLEFRSVHADSGAIGGEGGSHEFMALADIGEDTIVACTSCDYAANLEQAEALADSIREPNLELLPVTKFHTPDLRTIDQLKQELQIQPEQVIKTLIYQGGGKIFAVLVRGDHEVNELKVGKYLGIADISLADYESVKQVSRVESGFVGPVGLALTLLVDAAVAAMPHGIAGAGEKDYHIRNVVPGRDFELTHIGDFRNVTEGEACPHCGEGQLKFNLGIEIGHVFKLGTKYSEKLGATYLDTSGKSQPMIMGCYGIGISRLLAAVVEQNHDDLGIIWPAALAPYQVHILLMSAKDAVQVELAEALYKQLNELGVETLLDDRDERPGVKFKDSSLIGIPLTVIVGKDAGEGRVEYIERRTNKKGNFELAEAVSQIEKYINN